TGCCTCGATAATTTCCAATATATGAGTTAGTAGTTTTTATTTCGGCATAAAATGCACATATAAATAAGTTAAAATACAACTTTGCGATATTTGAATAGTGATGATATGACTGCTGAATTCATAGATTCATTGGCCGTGATGCTGCTGGCATTGGGAATGACAACAGCCGTTGGATCGATGTATTTCCTATTTTCAGCCCTGGGTAATGAAAAGAAAATTCAGAGTCTTCTGTTCCCGGCGGCTGGTATTGGTGTATTCGATTTTCTAAGCGGTTTCATCATGTCCTTCACATGGCCATTGCCTTCAAGCTACAATATGCTCTTTGGTGATCCACTTCTTATGGCTGGCCTTCTTCTTACGGTTTCAGCCATAGCTTATTATAAGCACTACGATATATCCTCAGTGTCTATACTGCTTTTCTTCCTAGGCATCTATATAATAATAGAGTCGGTAGGGATAGTAAACTATCATCTCGAAACTGGAAATGATCTTCTCGCCGCCATGGGCCTCTATGTTGTAGACGGCATTGCCGCTCTTCTTTCGCCAGTAATGTTCATTGATCCTAAGAAGGGGAAGGCTGCATACATTGTTGAAGCGGCTATACTTGCCATAGGAACGTTGATAGCCCTTTTCATAGGCTATACGGCAATATATGGGCATCTACTTGACTTCATAAAATATTTCCCATAATTAGACTAATCTTTTTTTCTGAATTTATCTATAAGTTCTAATTTATTCGCAAAGGCTGGATTTATATAATATATTTTTCCATATTTATCTCCCTCCGAAACAAGTACACCATTATCCTCCAATATCTTAGCATGATGCTCCGCCGTTCTGTAATTTATTCCAAGGGAAGCACTTATCTGATTGAGATTCGAAGGCTTATCCTTTAGGTATTCAATTATCCGCAACCGCATAGGGCCTCCCCTGGTGCCGAAGAACAGCCACCATATCAATCGCCTGTATTCATCATAGTACTCTGGATCGAGAGACAACATTAACAGATAAGAGAACCATATATAAATGTGAATATATCCCACCGTATAATATGATCAATCCACCGATCAGAAAGAATCTGCATATCTCAAAATATACATGGAAGATAGCTTGCTCTATAATATTGGTAGTTCTATTCATAAATCGCTAAGCTTAATAAGACTGTATTCCATGAAAGATAGTAATTATGTCTCTCGTTGTAACAGACGTGCTGAAATACTATGAGCCAGAAATAAATGACGATCGCATTTCAAAGCATTATATAACCGCATCCAGAAAGGTTCTTGGACAAGCGTATGGACTTCAGAATAAGATGATGGTTGTCGGAAAACTTATGGATGTATCTGTGGTTCCGGAAAGAGAGAAAATAACTGAAACAGCTGTCCCTGGTAGAGATAGGCTCGTAGGTACCAAGCTAGAAGCCTATTTCTTTACTGCCAACGGAAGTGAGCGGGATTACCTCTTTTTCTCGTCCAAGTTCAGTCGCATACTCACTGAATACGCCATTTTCCCTGACGAATATGAGGTCAAAGTTGAATTTATCTATGTTCAGAAGAAAATAGGAAAGATCAAACTGTATACAAAGGGAACGGTAATGGATAGTTACAAGAGCACGGAGGGTGAGAACGTTGGATGAAGCCGATGAGAAAATAGATAAGGCAACGAGATTATTGCAGGGAGGTATTAATGAGGAATCGCGTGGCCATAAGGACAAGGCTAAAGAGTATTATTTCGCTGCCTACAGGCTGATGCTAGAAGCTGCAAATGCCTCACCTCCGGATTTGAAGAAGAAGAGACTGGATCAGTGCAATATAATTCTGAATGCATATCAGCGGGTTAATGTGAACACAGAGCCACTACGTGAAAAAGAAGGAGACGATAGATTATCAGAGGGGGAAGCCCTCTTAGAGGAAATAGGTCTAGAAAAACCGGAGATCCCAAAGGTTACATTCGAAGACGTTGCAGGATTAGAAGATGTTAAGAATGAGATACTGGGAAAGATCGTGTATCCGATGAAATTCAAGGAGCTATCCCAGGAGTACAATATACAATTTGGTGGAGGAATGCTTCTTTATGGCCCGCCAGGGACAGGTAAGACCTTCATAGTGAAGGCGATCGCAAACGAGGTTAGAGCCAGGTTCATAAATGTAAATCCCGCAAGTCTTTACAGCCAATGGTTCGGCATGTTTGAAAAGAACATATCCAAGCTTTTCAGGGCAGCAGCACTGCTCTCTCCATCAATAATATTTTTTGATGAAATAGACGCGCTTGTGCCAAAGAGGGATACATCAAATTCAGATGCAGCAAAGCGAGGAGTCGCACAGCTACTGAATGAGGTCGGTGGTATAAATTCTCAGAAGAACAAGAATCTTTTCATAATTGCAGCAACAAACAATCCCTGGGAGATTGACGAGGCCATGCTGAGACCTGGCAGATTTGACATAAAGATCTACGTCCCGCCTCCAGATATTGTGGCTAGAAAGAAGATATTCCAACTGAACATGGCAAAGGTCAAGCAGGCTGGGAATATAGATTATGATCTTCTTGCACAGCAGACCGAAGGGTACAGTGGCGCTGATATAGAATTCATATGCAAG
The genomic region above belongs to Thermoplasma sp. Kam2015 and contains:
- a CDS encoding winged helix-turn-helix domain-containing protein, giving the protein MLSLDPEYYDEYRRLIWWLFFGTRGGPMRLRIIEYLKDKPSNLNQISASLGINYRTAEHHAKILEDNGVLVSEGDKYGKIYYINPAFANKLELIDKFRKKD
- a CDS encoding 26S protease regulatory subunit, translating into MRTLDEADEKIDKATRLLQGGINEESRGHKDKAKEYYFAAYRLMLEAANASPPDLKKKRLDQCNIILNAYQRVNVNTEPLREKEGDDRLSEGEALLEEIGLEKPEIPKVTFEDVAGLEDVKNEILGKIVYPMKFKELSQEYNIQFGGGMLLYGPPGTGKTFIVKAIANEVRARFINVNPASLYSQWFGMFEKNISKLFRAAALLSPSIIFFDEIDALVPKRDTSNSDAAKRGVAQLLNEVGGINSQKNKNLFIIAATNNPWEIDEAMLRPGRFDIKIYVPPPDIVARKKIFQLNMAKVKQAGNIDYDLLAQQTEGYSGADIEFICKKASQNVFMEAVKTGKQRTVETRDLLDVIGSIKPSIDAELLSRYLEFSGL
- a CDS encoding DUF981 family protein; protein product: MNSDDMTAEFIDSLAVMLLALGMTTAVGSMYFLFSALGNEKKIQSLLFPAAGIGVFDFLSGFIMSFTWPLPSSYNMLFGDPLLMAGLLLTVSAIAYYKHYDISSVSILLFFLGIYIIIESVGIVNYHLETGNDLLAAMGLYVVDGIAALLSPVMFIDPKKGKAAYIVEAAILAIGTLIALFIGYTAIYGHLLDFIKYFP